In Myxocyprinus asiaticus isolate MX2 ecotype Aquarium Trade chromosome 8, UBuf_Myxa_2, whole genome shotgun sequence, a single genomic region encodes these proteins:
- the LOC127444696 gene encoding long-chain-fatty-acid--CoA ligase 1-like isoform X1: protein MQAQDLIRHLRMPELDDVRQYVRSIPTNTLMGMGAFAAITTYWLATRPKALKPPCDLSMQSVEIPGGEYARRSILLDCDTYMAYYYDDARTMYEFFLRGLRVSKNGPCLGSRKPNQPYKWLSYKEVADRAEFTGSALLHRGHSQSGDKYIGIFAQNRPEWTISELACYTYSLVAVPLYDTLGTEAISYIIDKATISTVICDIADKARLILDCVSGRKHSVSTIVIMEDFNSELIALAQQNGIEIVSLKELEAIGRANYKMPIPPKPEDLALICFTSGTTGNPKGAMLTHGNVVSNCAAFIKVTEGFLNPSPRDVLISFLPLAHMFERVVEGVLLVHGARIGYFQGDIRQLMDDLKTLKPTVFPVVPRLLNRMFDKIFGQANTPLKRWLLDFATSRKEAELRSGVVRKDSMWDKLIFSKVQASLGGRVRLMITGAAPVSPTVLTFLRAALGCQFYEGYGQTECTAGCSMSLPGDWTAGHVGTPLPCNFVKLMDVAEMNYFAANGEGEVCVKGSNVFQGYLKDPERTAEALGKDGWLHTGDIGKWLPNGTLKIIDRKKHIFKLAQGEYIAPEKIENIYIHSDPVAQIFVHGDSLQACLVGIVVPDPDFLPGWAKKRGIEGSYVEMCKNKELKNAILEDIIRLGKEAGLKSFEQVRDIALHTEMFSVQNGLLTPTLKAKRAELRSHFREQIDQLYAKIKM, encoded by the exons ATGCAGGCCCAGGATCTGATCCGGCACTTGCGGATGCCTGAGCTGGATGACGTGAGGCAGTATGTGCGGAGTATTCCCACCAACACTCTCATGGGCATGGGCGCCTTCGCAGCCATCACCACCTACTGGCTGGCCACCCGCCCCAAAGCCCTCAAACCACCCTGTGACCTCAGCATGCAGTCTGTGGAGATACCA gGTGGTGAATATGCTCGGCGTTCTATTCTACTAGACTGTGACACATACATGGCATACTACTATGATGACGCTCGGACAATGTATGAGTTTTTCTTACGAGGACTAAGAGTGTCCA aaaatggGCCATGTCTAGGGTCACGAAAACCAAACCAGCCGTATAAATGGCTCTCATATAAAGAG GtggcagacagggcagagttcaCAGGTTCAGCATTGCTTCACAGGGGTCACAGCCAGTCAGGAGACAAATATATTGGCATCTTTGCACAGAACAGACCAGAG TGGACAATTTCAGAGCTGGCATGTTATACATATTCACTGGTGGCGGTTCCACTATATGATACACTGGGCACAGAGGCCATCAGTTACATCATTGACAAAG CCACCATCTCCACGGTGATCTGTGATATCGCGGATAAAGCTCGTCTAATCCTGGACTGTGTGTCTGGACGGAAGCACAGCGTCTCGACCATTGTGATCATGGAGGACTTTAACAGCGAGCTGATCGCACTGGCACAACAGAACGGCATTGAGATAGTGAGCCTAAAGGAACTGGAG GCTATTGGTAGAGCCAACTACAAGATGCCCATT CCCCCTAAACCAGAGGACCTGGCTCTAATTTGCTTCACCAGTGGAACTACAG GAAATCCAAAGGGAGCAATGCTCACACATGGAAATGTTGTTTCCAATTGTGCCGCTTTCATAAAAGTAACAGAG GGGTTCCTGAATCCTAGTCCTCGAGATGTTCTTATCTCTTTCTTACCGCTAGCACATATGTTTGAAAGAGTAGTGGAG GGAGTGCTTCTGGTCCATGGGGCCAGGATAGGGTATTTTCAGGGTGATATTCGTCAGCTGATGGATGATTTGAAGACTCTTAAGCCCACTGTGTTTCCTGTAGTGCCCAGACTACTAAACCGCATGTTTGACAAG ATCTTCGGACAGGCGAACACTCCTCTTAAAAGATGGCTGCTGGATTTTGCCACCAGCAGGAAAGAGGCGGAGTTGAGGAGTGGAGTTGTGAGGAAGGACAGCATGTGGGATAAACTCATCTTCAGCAAAGTGCAG GCCAGTCTGGGTGGGCGCGTGAGGCTAATGATCACAGGAGCTGCTCCAGTCTCTCCCACTGTACTCACCTTCCTGCGAGCAGCATTGGGCTGCcag TTTTATGAGGGTTATGGGCAGACAGAGTGTACTGCAGGCTGCTCTATGTCACTTCCTGGAGACTGGACAGCAG GTCATGTGGGAACGCCGCTGCCCTGCAACTTTGTTAAGCTCATGGATGTGGCTGAAATGAATTATTTTGCAGCCAATGGAGAGGGAGAG GTTTGTGTGAAAGGATCAAACGTATTTCAAGGTTATCTGAAGGACCCAGAGAGAACCGCAGAGGCCTTAGGTAAAGACGGCTGGCTGCACACTGGAGACATCGGCAAATGGCTTCCG AATGGGACTCTGAAGATCATAGACAGGAAAAAACACATCTTTAAGCTGGCTCAGGGTGAATACATCGCTCCTGAGAAGATTGAGAACATCTATATCCACAGTGATCCTGTTGCACAGATCTTTGTACATGGAGACAGTCTACAG GCATGTTTGGTGGGTATTGTGGTACCTGATCCAGACTTTCTGCCAGGATGGGCAAAGAAAAGAGGGATTGAGGGCTCCTACGTCGAAATGTGCAAGAACAAG GAACTGAAAAATGCCATTCTAGAGGATATTATTCGACTAGGGAAAGAAGCCGGACTGAAGTCTTTTGAACAG GTGAGAGACATTGCTCTGCACACGGAGATGTTCTCTGTTCAGAACGGACTCCTCACGCCAACACTGAAAGCTAAGAGAGCAGAGCTGAGGAGCCACTTCAGAGAGCAAATCGACCAGCTCTATGCCAAAATCAAAATGTGA
- the LOC127444696 gene encoding long-chain-fatty-acid--CoA ligase 1-like isoform X2 gives MQAQDLIRHLRMPELDDVRQYVRSIPTNTLMGMGAFAAITTYWLATRPKALKPPCDLSMQSVEIPGGEYARRSILLDCDTYMAYYYDDARTMYEFFLRGLRVSKNGPCLGSRKPNQPYKWLSYKEVADRAEFTGSALLHRGHSQSGDKYIGIFAQNRPEWTISELACYTYSLVAVPLYDTLGTEAISYIIDKATISTVICDIADKARLILDCVSGRKHSVSTIVIMEDFNSELIALAQQNGIEIVSLKELEAIGRANYKMPIPPKPEDLALICFTSGTTGNPKGAMLTHGNVVSNCAAFIKVTEVHCMLNQTDIQISYLPLAHMFERVVEGVLLVHGARIGYFQGDIRQLMDDLKTLKPTVFPVVPRLLNRMFDKIFGQANTPLKRWLLDFATSRKEAELRSGVVRKDSMWDKLIFSKVQASLGGRVRLMITGAAPVSPTVLTFLRAALGCQFYEGYGQTECTAGCSMSLPGDWTAGHVGTPLPCNFVKLMDVAEMNYFAANGEGEVCVKGSNVFQGYLKDPERTAEALGKDGWLHTGDIGKWLPNGTLKIIDRKKHIFKLAQGEYIAPEKIENIYIHSDPVAQIFVHGDSLQACLVGIVVPDPDFLPGWAKKRGIEGSYVEMCKNKELKNAILEDIIRLGKEAGLKSFEQVRDIALHTEMFSVQNGLLTPTLKAKRAELRSHFREQIDQLYAKIKM, from the exons ATGCAGGCCCAGGATCTGATCCGGCACTTGCGGATGCCTGAGCTGGATGACGTGAGGCAGTATGTGCGGAGTATTCCCACCAACACTCTCATGGGCATGGGCGCCTTCGCAGCCATCACCACCTACTGGCTGGCCACCCGCCCCAAAGCCCTCAAACCACCCTGTGACCTCAGCATGCAGTCTGTGGAGATACCA gGTGGTGAATATGCTCGGCGTTCTATTCTACTAGACTGTGACACATACATGGCATACTACTATGATGACGCTCGGACAATGTATGAGTTTTTCTTACGAGGACTAAGAGTGTCCA aaaatggGCCATGTCTAGGGTCACGAAAACCAAACCAGCCGTATAAATGGCTCTCATATAAAGAG GtggcagacagggcagagttcaCAGGTTCAGCATTGCTTCACAGGGGTCACAGCCAGTCAGGAGACAAATATATTGGCATCTTTGCACAGAACAGACCAGAG TGGACAATTTCAGAGCTGGCATGTTATACATATTCACTGGTGGCGGTTCCACTATATGATACACTGGGCACAGAGGCCATCAGTTACATCATTGACAAAG CCACCATCTCCACGGTGATCTGTGATATCGCGGATAAAGCTCGTCTAATCCTGGACTGTGTGTCTGGACGGAAGCACAGCGTCTCGACCATTGTGATCATGGAGGACTTTAACAGCGAGCTGATCGCACTGGCACAACAGAACGGCATTGAGATAGTGAGCCTAAAGGAACTGGAG GCTATTGGTAGAGCCAACTACAAGATGCCCATT CCCCCTAAACCAGAGGACCTGGCTCTAATTTGCTTCACCAGTGGAACTACAG GAAATCCAAAGGGAGCAATGCTCACACATGGAAATGTTGTTTCCAATTGTGCCGCTTTCATAAAAGTAACAGAG gtACATTGCATGCTTAACCAGACAGACATTCAGATTTCTTACCTACCACTAGCACACATGTTTGAAAGAGTGGTTGAG GGAGTGCTTCTGGTCCATGGGGCCAGGATAGGGTATTTTCAGGGTGATATTCGTCAGCTGATGGATGATTTGAAGACTCTTAAGCCCACTGTGTTTCCTGTAGTGCCCAGACTACTAAACCGCATGTTTGACAAG ATCTTCGGACAGGCGAACACTCCTCTTAAAAGATGGCTGCTGGATTTTGCCACCAGCAGGAAAGAGGCGGAGTTGAGGAGTGGAGTTGTGAGGAAGGACAGCATGTGGGATAAACTCATCTTCAGCAAAGTGCAG GCCAGTCTGGGTGGGCGCGTGAGGCTAATGATCACAGGAGCTGCTCCAGTCTCTCCCACTGTACTCACCTTCCTGCGAGCAGCATTGGGCTGCcag TTTTATGAGGGTTATGGGCAGACAGAGTGTACTGCAGGCTGCTCTATGTCACTTCCTGGAGACTGGACAGCAG GTCATGTGGGAACGCCGCTGCCCTGCAACTTTGTTAAGCTCATGGATGTGGCTGAAATGAATTATTTTGCAGCCAATGGAGAGGGAGAG GTTTGTGTGAAAGGATCAAACGTATTTCAAGGTTATCTGAAGGACCCAGAGAGAACCGCAGAGGCCTTAGGTAAAGACGGCTGGCTGCACACTGGAGACATCGGCAAATGGCTTCCG AATGGGACTCTGAAGATCATAGACAGGAAAAAACACATCTTTAAGCTGGCTCAGGGTGAATACATCGCTCCTGAGAAGATTGAGAACATCTATATCCACAGTGATCCTGTTGCACAGATCTTTGTACATGGAGACAGTCTACAG GCATGTTTGGTGGGTATTGTGGTACCTGATCCAGACTTTCTGCCAGGATGGGCAAAGAAAAGAGGGATTGAGGGCTCCTACGTCGAAATGTGCAAGAACAAG GAACTGAAAAATGCCATTCTAGAGGATATTATTCGACTAGGGAAAGAAGCCGGACTGAAGTCTTTTGAACAG GTGAGAGACATTGCTCTGCACACGGAGATGTTCTCTGTTCAGAACGGACTCCTCACGCCAACACTGAAAGCTAAGAGAGCAGAGCTGAGGAGCCACTTCAGAGAGCAAATCGACCAGCTCTATGCCAAAATCAAAATGTGA
- the LOC127444697 gene encoding caspase-3-like, protein MNGDSVDARREDTPDAGKDGASGQQPMQVDAKGHSHAFRYSLNYPNIGHCIIINNKNFDHKTGMNQRNGTDVDAGNVMSVFRKLGYIVKVYNDQTVQQIVQILTAVARDDHSRCASLVCVLLSHGDEGVFFGTDGAVEFKSLTSLFRGDRCPSLVGKPKLFIIQACRGTELDPGVEADSADGSMRIPVEADFLYAYSTAPGYYSWRNTMTGSWFIQSLCEMMTRYGKELELMQIMTRVNHKVALDFESTSNMPGFDAKKQIPCIVSMLTKEMYFTP, encoded by the exons ATGAACGGAGACAGCGTGGACGCGCGGCGCGAGGATACACCAGA TGCTGGTAAGGATGGGGCATCAGGACAGCAGCCCATGCAGGTTGATGCAAAGGGTCACTCGCATGCCTTCAGATACAGCCTGAACTACCCTAACATCGGCCACTGCATCATCATCAACAACAAGAACTTTGATCACAAGACGG GCATGAACCAACGCAATGGCACAGATGTAGATGCAGGAAACGTAATGAGCGTGTTTCGAAAGCTCGGGTATATCGTGAAAGTCTACAATGACCAGACAGTACAGCAGATTGTACAGATTCTAACTGCAG TTGCAAGGGATGACCACAGCCGCTGTGCTTcattagtgtgtgtgttgctgagtCATGGAGATGAGGGTGTGTTTTTTGGCACTGATGGTGCTGTGGAGTTTAAGTCCTTAACTAGCCTTTTCAGAGGAGACCGCTGCCCATCACTAGTGGGAAAGCCTAAACTTTTCATCATACAG GCTTGTAGAGGCACGGAACTGGATCCTGGTGTGGAGGCAGACAGCGCAGATGGGTCTATGAGGATCCCAGTGGAGGCTGACTTCCTCTATGCCTACTCTACAGCACCAG GTTACTACTCCTGGAGAAACACAATGACCGGCTCATGGTTCATTCAGTCTCTCTGTGAAATGATGACAAGGTATGGCAAAGAACTAGAGCTGATGCAGATCATGACCAGGGTCAACCATAAGGTGGCGCTCGATTTTGAGTCGACCTCCAACATGCCTGGCTTTGACGCCAAGAAACAAATCCCCTGCATTGTCTCAATGCTCACCAAAGAGATGTACTTCACTCCTTAA